The following nucleotide sequence is from Populus nigra chromosome 15, ddPopNigr1.1, whole genome shotgun sequence.
GAGAAATTCAGATTTTCTGCAATAATTAACAAGTTAATTTTCTGTTGCTGCTTGCCAGCATATgcttattttttcctttctgaCACGctaaatatttaatatgaaaGTAAATTACACTAATTTATGTTTGAGAAAACAGAGGTCATTCATTCTAAAAATTACATGCAAATATTACATATGTACATCAAGCAACCAAATTATAttcatatatgtatatatatggtGATTGAAATCTAGGAGTTACAAGCTATATTCATATATATGGTGATTGAAATTTAGGGTTTACATATTCACACTACACTCTGGAGGGAAGCCTAGAGGGAATCGCTTTGTGTCCGTGCAATAATTGtaaatcatgaaattctttTGCACCCACTTGAGCCTTTGGAAACTTGTGGCATCCAATTGTTTCCATAGCCAAGAATTCTTTGAAGAGCAAGCTGCTCTGCCAGCAGACCAAATACAAGCGTCAGCATTGAAGTTCCTGTAAGAAGCAGTGAAAGGAGCTCGTGTCCAGTCAGTCTTGATAAGACCGCCTCTAGTGGCCCAGTCATCAGCGTTCCAGAGGCTCGAGTATATTctcatttgttgtttctttggGAAGGGAACCCCAATTGACTCCAAATTCTTGAACTCTCTAATGGGTTTCCCGTCAACTGAGAAGCTGAAAAAGATAACAAAGAACCAAGTTATGAAGgagatagaaattaaaaatgaaaaaaccacaAGAAGGATAGTAACGATTCCTACATGATGAGTTTGGGATTCCATAGAATGGAATAGGTGTGAAAGTCTGCTGTGGGGTCAAACCATAGACGAAATTGTTGCTCTCTGTCACCCTTGCCTTGACTGTAAACATTAGTATGTAGCGTGTAAGGATCTCCGCTTAAGTTGCCTAAGAATTCAAAGTCTATCTCATCCCATGAATTCCCTGGTGATTTCAGCTGAAATACAAACATTAATGATATGTATTAGGATTCTTATCATAGCTTGCTGGCGTAGCTGAATTATGAAGTGGACATGTTCAAAAAGAAACTATAAATTACATAGTAGGCAGTGACAGTGCCAGCAGAGTTGCCAGGT
It contains:
- the LOC133674931 gene encoding xyloglucan endotransglucosylase/hydrolase protein 22-like, encoding MFSVLLLAILAYIYSTLFESIYNFWISFPLCMGSESMASYKSSTGILNFLLISLLDSSLIVSCIASKFYQEFDISWGNGRGKILNNGDLLTLSLDKASGSGFQSKNEYLFGKIDMQLKLVPGNSAGTVTAYYLKSPGNSWDEIDFEFLGNLSGDPYTLHTNVYSQGKGDREQQFRLWFDPTADFHTYSILWNPKLIIFSVDGKPIREFKNLESIGVPFPKKQQMRIYSSLWNADDWATRGGLIKTDWTRAPFTASYRNFNADACIWSAGRAACSSKNSWLWKQLDATSFQRLKWVQKNFMIYNYCTDTKRFPLGFPPECSVNM